The region CGAGGGTGAAATAGGCATcaaagacaggcctgggagtcagtaagtcacgggttccaatcctgactcggccatttatctattgtgtgaccatgggcaagtcgctttccttctccgtgcctcagttacctcatttgtaaagtggggattcaccctgtgagcccctcatgggacaaggacagtgtccaacccgatttgcttgtacctagcccagtccttagtacggtgcctggcacatagtaagcacttaacaaataccattattattattatcattaaagaccTTCTTTTTTCTGAACTTTACCAAGATGTCCAGCTCAGCTCgagcacttcactcctccaatgccggTTTGTTCACTGTGCCACGACCTCACCTTAACTCACCGCTTACCACTTGTCCATGTCCTGTCTCCGGgcgggaactccctctccctccatatatgctagaccatcactctccccaccttcaaagcttgatttaaatcacctctcctccaagaggcctttcccaattaatgcctcttttccccgactccctctcccttctgcatcatctacgcacttgCATCTGTAACCCttaaagcacttgacattcactccactttcagccccaaatcacttatgtacttttctgcaatttattttttttatactaatgtctgaccccctctagactgtaacattattgtggacggggaacgtgtctaccgactttgttatGTACAAGacctttctacagtgctctgcacgcagtaagcaatcaatcaatcgatcgatcatgtttattaagcgcttactacgtgcagagcactgaacttaggacttgggagagtacaacagaattagctattGATTGAAAGTCCCCTTCCAAATCCAGAAGTCATGACGTTCTGGATGAAATGGCTTTTCCACCTGGACAGACGTGAATCCGCGTTTAATCTAGTTTTGAACAGAACTATTCCCCAGGTGTGTTTGAAACCACAGAGCAAAATGCTAATACTAACCTGTTTCATCTCTCAGTTCCAAACCTTTAGCTTTCAATCTTCTATAGATgaattcttctttttcctttaaaaaaagaaagagtttTTACTTACTAAAATACTGTAGTTAACTTTGGGCATACTAACGCCAGGTCATAGATAGGTCAACACTTTCAGAAACTTGTACTATACTGGTTTTACCAATATCAGATATTTGctttgcacaataaatatgactggaatataactgaatgaatcagATGCTGCCCCTCACTGCTTTCTCCCTCGTTTCCATTTTCTACAAACTGATCCCCTCTACGGCAAACTGATTTGGAGGACAATAACACACACTAATTATCATTATCTGAAGTCAGAAATGCAAGTCTGACGTGGTGATGTGAAATTAGAGGGGATCTCAAACCCACCACTGCCTGTGCTCGTCTTGCTCCTAACTCCAGGTTGCCATGACCCTGGCaggttgattcactcattcactcaatcgtatttattcagtgctcactgtgtgcagaacactgtactaggtgcttggcagagtacaatccaaaagaattggcagacaccttccctgcccacaatgagcttcacagtctaagaaggaggagaataataataacaataattgtggtatttttaagcgctcactgtgccaagcactgtactaagcactggggtggatacaagcaaagtgggttggacacagtccctgttccatgtagggctcacagtctcaatccccattttacagatgaggtaactgaggcacaaagaagtgaagtgacttgcccgaagccacactgcagacaagtggtggtgctggattagaacccaagaccttctgactcccaagcccatgctctatccactaaaccaagctgcttccccatggtatttattgagagcttactgtgtgcacaaaactgtactaagcgcttgggagagtacaatacaacagaattagtagataccttccctgcccttaatgaacttacaggctaaaaaggagagagaacagatacggaatctccaatttacaggtgagaaaactgaggcacagggaagttaagtgacagtaaTGATTGTAAATTATTACACTTAAAAAAGGACTATAGAAACACTCAATACTATAATAGCAGTGGAGTGGAGTATCTACCTCATTCTATAAATTCCATGTTTTTTGGGTAACACTGGACCATTGAACAACCATTGGTTCAACAGACAAAAAGAAACTTCCACAATTTGGTTCTGTCCTATGAAGCCAAATGCAGTTAAATTTACTAAAAGCCAGCTAAGAAAAGGAGGGTGCTGATTCTAAAAGCAGGATTAAGTCAGTCACCAACAGTTAGATCAGATCAAGAGTTTGAGATACAAATCATCTTTAGCACTCACTGGTCTGGATCATTTTCCAGTTGTTTTGATTCTCTTTATCTCTGTCTGAAGACCAGAGAGCCAATAATTGGCAAAGTAGCTCTTAATGGGcaggaacagatttttttttactctatttaatttatttgtacatatctattctatttattttattttgttagtatgtttggtctctgtctcccccttttagactgtgagcccactgttgggaagggactgtctctatatgttgccaatttgtacttcccaagcgcttagtacagtgctctgcacatagtaagcgctcaataaatacgactgatgatgatgatgatgatgatagcagctatgcactccgttatactgtactttcccgagcccttagtacagtgttttacactcactaagtgctcattgaataccactgactgactgactgattggcttgcGCCTGGAAACTACGTGTCTTATACAACCACCAATGGAATTTCAGCTGTCGTgggaactctttttttttttaaaaaaaaggtatttgttaagttcatagccctgaggtagatacaagatagtcaggtcggacacagtccatgccccacatggggctcccagtcttaattcccattttatagatgagggaacagaggcatagagaagtgaagtgatttgcccacggtcacagagcagacaagtagcagtcagaattagaacccagatccttctggatcccaggcccgtactctatctacaaggccttgctgcttttctcttAACTCTCAAAATTGTTTTCTTTAGATTAGACAGAGATCATTCATAACTCCAAAGGGGGTGATGAAAAATAGCCTTCTGGATTTAGCCTACCCGGATGTGTAAGAGATTAACCTACCGTAAATTTTGCTTCCTGAACGTTCAGATGACTGCCCCTTATAACTTAGTTTTGAAAATGTGAACGACAGTTCACGCATAAGCACTTTGACGTCCCTTTGAGAACAGCATCAGAACCCACTAATACAGTCAGGTCTGAAATTGCCAATttgtatgctgccaatttgtacttcccaagcgcttagtacagtgctctgcacaaagtaagccctcaataaatacgattgattgattgattgattgatatgcatgtTTTCACTTCACGCTTTGGAAGAATGAGGGAATGGTCCCCTGAGAAATCACCTCCGTCTGGACAGAACACGACATGATGTCAGGAGAAAGGTTTGTGAGCATAAGCACAGCACGGCTCAGGGCATGAGGGCtcccggaagcagtgtggcatgtgagcactatttattttatttgtacatatttattctatttatttcatcttgttaatatgttttgttttgttgtctgtctcccccttctagactgtgagcccactgttgggtagggaccgtctctatatgttgccaacttgtacttcccaagcgcttagtacactgttctgcacacagaaagcgctcaataaatacgactgaatgaatgtggaaacACTGCggatctgggggggggggtcctctgactctgggttctaatcctggctctgccacttgccttctgtgtgactttgagaaggtcactttacttttctaataataatgatggcatttattaagcgcttactatgtgcaaagcactgttctaagagctggggaggttacaaggtgatcaggttgtcccacagagggctcacagtcttaatccccattttacagatgaggtaactgaggcacaaagaataataataatggcatttattaagcacttactatgcgcaaagcactgttctaagcactggggaggttacaaggtgatcaggttgtcccacgggggggctcacagtctttatccccattttaaagatgagggaactgaggcccagagaagtgaagtgacttgcccaaagtcacacagctgacaagtggtggagccggaatttgaacccatgacctttgactccaaagcccgggctctttacactgagcctcgctgcttctctctgccttgattccttgtgtgtaaaatggagatttgctgCCTGTTATCCCTTTCCCTTAAACCACGAGCCCCGTGGGGAACAGGGACagtatctgacccgattatctcctatctaccccagtgcttagtacagtgcttggcatggagaaATCGCTTACTCCCACAATCATTCCCataattctcataataataatagtaataatggtgtttgttaagtgcctactatgggccaggcactgtgctaagcattttggaggatacaagcaaattgggttggacactccctgtcccacataagggctcacagtctcaatcccccatttacagatgaggtaactgaggcccagagaagttaagtgacttgcccaaggtcacaaagcagacaaatggcggctccaggattagaatccatgaccttctgactcacagtccatccactattcattcattcaatcgtatttattgagcgcttactgtgtgcagagcactgtactaagcgcttgggaagtacaggtcggcaacatatagagacggtccctacccaacagctggctcacagtctagaaaggggagacggacaataaaacgaaacatgtaggcaggtgtcaaaattgtcagtataaatagagctaatcaggttgtcccatgtgcgggtcacagtcctcacccccattttacagatgaggtagctgaggcccagagaagtgaggtgacctcccaaagtcacacagctgacgagtggcgaaggtgggattagaacccacgacctccgacccctaggcccgggctctttccaacgagccccactttccaccattcattcattcaatcaatcgtatttattgagcgcttactgtgtgcagagcactgtaccaagcgcttgggaagtacaagtcgctatgccacgctgcttctcttattactaTTACGAACGCAATCCTGCACTGGAGGAGAACTGGCTGCGTAGTATGCACGATCTACAAGAATGAACGACTAACTTTTGGACATTCGGTAAGGTAAGACGCGGCCTCTCGGGAAGTGGTGGGAGAGCGGTGAAGTGCCAACGATGAAGAACCACCAAACGGCCGAGCTTCTTTCTCATCTGCCGGCCTGGAGAGCTCTCCCCTCACCTTCCGGAAGGCCAGATTCTGACCGGCCCAAAATCGCTGGTTCCATTCTTGGGTTTCCTGGCGTAATTTTCGCAGCCGCTGTTCCAGCGGAGATTCGTCCTCGGGGACGTAGAATCTGACGGGCCGCAGGTTTGAGTATCTATCGGGGGGGCCGATCCAATCTCTGCAAGAGTGTCGGGGTGGGCAGAACCTCGAAACCTTAAACAGAAGATAAAGTcggtcagtcagccgtatttattgagcgcttaccgggagctaagcgcttgggagagtataatctaacGATTAACAGACGCCTCCCCTGCCCACCGCGAGCTAGAGGGGAGACCTTCCCGGTgaattccttctccatccctagaGACAGGACCACAAACTAACTGAAGTGAATGACCAGCGATCTAATGTTAATAAACAAGGTAGACTCATTAACTTTTCTCTTAAGATCTTTTAGTCAGTCAGACAAATGAGTTTTTAAGTCCTCCGAAGTACTTTTGAATGAAAGCTCTAAGAGTAGTACTCAACAAAATGGAGATGGCCAAGGATATCGGTCCCTGAAGTAGTAGCCCAAACCAAACTCTTCAATTTCACCCTTTCATATTCAGAACCACCCAACAGGGCGACTGGGAAACAACGGTGGAcggaagggcctaggagtcagaaggacctgggttcgaatcccggctcgccacttgtctgctgtgtggccttggacaggtcacttcacttctttgtgcctcagttccctcacctgtaaattggggattaagactgtgagttcaacgtgggacatggactgtgtcctacttgaatggcttgtatttgcccaagtgcttagtacagtctccggcacatagtaaagtgtgcTAAGGAAGCAGTGCGGTCTGCTGGGTAAagccgaggctgggagtcaggagaacgaacctgtgttctaatcccggctctgacacttgtccgttgcttgaccttgggcaagtcacttcacttttctatgtctcagttacctcattttgtaaaacggggattaagactgtgagcccggtgtgggatagggactgtgtccaacctgattatctcttgtatctacctcagcgcttagtacagtgcctgttcgttgcttttatttttgtttttagggtatttgttaagcacttactatgtgccacgcactgttctaagcatgggggtagatacaagttaatcaggttggacacctgcagtgtgaccttgggcaagttcattcattcattcattgtcgtatttactgagcgcttactgtgtgcagagcactgtactaagcgcttgggaagtacaagttgacaagatatagagacggtccctccccaacagtgggctcacagtctagaagggggagacagagaacaaaacatattaacaaaataaaataaatagaataaatacgtacaaataaaatagagtaataaacacgtacggacatatatacaggtgctgtggggaggggaaggaggtaaggcgggggggatggggatggggaggagggggagaggaaggagggggcaaatcacctcacttcttcgggtatcagttccctcagctgtaaaatggggattgagactgtcaatcCTATATGggacgggggactgtgtccaacttaattaccctgtatctaccccagcgctttgtacagggcctggcacatagtaagcacttaacaagtaccatacattattattattactattattacgtactcaacaaataccttaaaaaaattgcTCTTCCCTCTACTTCTAAATCACCTTCAGGGATGGGGAATGGGATTCATTGGGTAAGTCTCCCCAAAACACTGAAGCCGGATGCCCCGTGCCTGTGGCCTCAGAAcccatccctcccagccctcACTTCCCAGTCTTGTTACTCTATTATCCAAATCTGTGGCGCTACCGCTTTTTCCTCTtctagaagttttttttttttttttaaagggcctTTTGGGCACCACTCTGATTTACCCCATGTTGGGGAAGTGAAAAATGGGCATGCATGCTTTTGGGGCTGCTTATAAAACGTTCTCCAAGGGCTGGGGAGCTGATGAAGGAATGGAAATATGCAGTTGTGAGATGAGTCAGGGAACCAGAGCAGGTGCTTGGGGGAGGGATGGGTggccatcaataaatcaatcaatcaaagcactgtactaagcgcttgggaagtacacattggcaacatatagagatggtccctacccaacagtgggctcacagtctagccatgGCTGCCCTAGGGATCAGCAGCAGATTTCTCACTGCCCAAGGGGCACAGTTAGTGATGGTCATGGAAGGGGGTTCCAGGGACTGCTACAGAAagctttattagtagtagtagtaataataatactaatactaataatggcatttattaagcacttactagtaacagtagtaataataattgcggtcttttgttgaatgcttactatatgcctggcaccgcactgggggagatacaagataattaggttggacacagtcccgtcccatatagcattcagtctcaatccccattttacagccaaggGAACTGatacccaaagaagtgaagtgacttgcccaaggtcacccagcaggtgttcaacctgattagcttgtatctaccccgccccgccttggaataatgcctggcacataagtgtttaccaaataccataaaaacaaaaacaaaaccaactgAACAGGCTTTAAAGATATGACTGATGAATTTCAAGTAGCCCTGGGAAAACAACGGGCAGTACAGGGGAATTATTctgcaacctgatgatcttgtatctaccccagtgcttcagccagtgcttggcgcatagtaacaaatatcattaatattataataattatattgttaCATACAATAATTgtacattattataattttaaaaataatgacTATTGGTTTACCAGTtggcagggggaggatagggagcAGCGGCAGCTTAAGGgccacttaagcgcttactatgtgctagtcactgttctaagcactggggcagatacaagttaatcaggttggacacagtccacgccccacagagggctcacagtcttaatccccattttacagatgagggcactgaagcgcagaaaagcgaagcgacttgcccaaggacacaaagcaaacaaacagcggcgccaggattagaatccaggtccttctgactcccgggcctgtgttctatccacttaggccacgctgcgtctcgtGTTCCTTTGAAACATTTTCCATATAACAGTAGTGCAACTGTACAAGGAATACAAAGAATCTTTTCTTCCTTAcaaaagcagtttggatgaaagcATTATGCAGTTGTAAACTGCTCAAATAGTCTAGAAAATTTCAGGGTCTACGCGACCTCTAAACTCACATCTTTACCTGCTTAGTTATAATCAACTAATTAGTATACCCTATAAATTATGTAAGACTACTTACTCCACATGAGTTTTTCTCTGAAACCGGTTGGGCAGAAGAGTCCCAAGCCaggcaggaggggaaaaaaggagtctTCCTTCTAGAATTGTCTGAAACCTTCAAGGAGGAGGTTGGCTCCTTTGCTAATAGCAGGAGCATCCCGCCTCCCGGAGGTGATGGCCCGGTTTTCCCGGAGAAGGATCTAGGTAGAGGCAGCGGGTTCGGTTTCGATCTTTCGGTGGACTGGAACCTGCCTTACTCCTTGGAACCCAGTCAGAAGAGCTCTCCGTGAGGTAAAGGACGTCTCTTTGACCTGTTTcggcatttgtttgttttttaatgggatttgttcggcgcttactatgtgccaggcactgtactcagcgctgggggagatacaagagagtcaggttggacacggtccatgtcccgcataggactcacagttttcatccccattttatagatgaggcaactgaggcacagaggagtcaagtttactttttttatttgtttacttattcattcttattaatgtctgcctccccgcctagactgcaagctcactgtgggcagggaatgtgtctgtttattgttatattgggctctcccaagcgcttagtacaatgctttgcatacagtaagtgctcccggcctaggctgcaagctcactgtgggcagggaatgtgtctgtttattgttatattgtactttcccaagcgcttagtacaatgctttgcatccagtaagtgctccctgcctagactgcaagctcaccgtgggcagggaatgtgtctgtttattgttatactggactctcccaagcgcttagtacaatgctttgcatacagtaagtgctcccggcctaggctgcaagctcactgtgggcagggaatgagtctgtttattgttatatggtactctcccaagcatttagtacaatgctttgcatacagtaagtgctccccgcctaggctgcaagctcactgtgggcagggaatgagtctgcttattgttatattgtactctcccaagcgcttagtacaatgctttgcatacagtaagtgctccccgcctagactgcaagctcactgtgggcagggaatgagtctgtttattgttatattgtactctcccaagcgcttagtacaatgctttgcacacagtaagtgctcaataaataccactgaatgaacggatggatgaaagaatgaatggcttggccaaggtcacacagtaaacaagcggtggagccgggaccggaacccaggtccttcggactccaggtctgtgctctatccactaggccatgctgcttctcagcgggtTAAAAGGGATGCTAAAGTTAATTTGCTCATTACCTTAATTTGGGGATTGTTttagattaaatcctatttcccaGGCTTCTCCCCTACGGAAAGCCAGCTGCCCAGCTTCTGATAGCCAGACCATTCGCTTGGCCTGAGCAGCCTTCAGGCTTGGTGgctttaaataacaataataataatgacgataaacattaataataacaataataataataataataataataataacggtataacCTGTAAACCTCatctttaatggtttttgttctgATCTTTTCCAGTTGGGGATACCGACTAAATCCCATCATTGCTGTTGTCTTATTCGGGGTTTCTGGCCCAGCCAGAGTTACTGGGGCCTACCCAGATCGACCAATTGGATCCTCAGGCAGTCAgtaaatcctatttactgagcaattactgggtgcagagcactgtactaagcatttgggagagtagtcagtcaatcatatttactgagggcttactgtgtgcaaagaactgtactaggcacttggagaggacactataacaacagccacattccctgcccacatcgagcttggagtctagagaaggagacagacattaatataaataaataaataagtgctgtggggctggctggagaggatgaataaagggagcaagtgagggtgatgcagaagggagtgagagaagacgaAAGTTGGGATCAGGGGATCCTAGGAGTTCCTAATTCTTGATCCTCCTTTAGTAACCCAAAATACAGGATGACTAATTCTGGTCCTAAGCTGGAGCTTTACTGTTAAACAATCCCGACTTCAGTCAcctgaggaaaaaagaaaaataaagtctACCTAAGGTGTGTTCTTTTGCAGATTCAACTCATTAATGTGGTTCTTTTAAATCCTTAAATTTACAGTGGCAATTGTAACCCATGCTATGATCTTTTTATTGGCTGGAACTGTTAAGATAACAACCCTTCTGGAAGAAGAGAGTCAAACTAATGAGAAaggttgaccattcattcattcaatcatatttactgagcgcttactgtgttcagagcactatactaagggcttggaaagtacaattcagcaatagacagaccccaattattattattattatcccgggatAATGGTGGCTCTAATTATTCACCAGTTCAAAAGCACCTCAAAAAGATTAC is a window of Tachyglossus aculeatus isolate mTacAcu1 chromosome 1, mTacAcu1.pri, whole genome shotgun sequence DNA encoding:
- the LOC119928256 gene encoding cytochrome c oxidase assembly factor 8 isoform X2, giving the protein MLLLLAKEPTSSLKVSDNSRRKTPFFPSCLAWDSSAQPVSEKNSCGVSRFCPPRHSCRDWIGPPDRYSNLRPVRFYVPEDESPLEQRLRKLRQETQEWNQRFWAGQNLAFRKEKEEFIYRRLKAKGLELRDETGQKITLSADEMADFYKEFLSKNFKKHLNYNRDWYRRNFTITFFMGKVAVERVWRRLGRK